The Photobacterium sanguinicancri genome includes the window TCTCACTAATTTTATCAGGGTTAATGTTGTCTATCATTGCTTGTATGCAAAAGCATGGCTTAGGTGGTGACTTTGTTAATGGCATTGTAAATAAGCAATATTCAGGGGTTGGAGATGCTTCTACTTTTCTAGTTGTCTTTTTTGCTGTTAGTTTTTATCTTTTTGATTTCAAAAATAAAATTAGGTTTTTTGTAGGGTTGTGTTCCCAGGTTACAATGATTTTTGTTATGTTTGAAATTGAAAATAGAATGGCATTTATTTCCATTATAATAATGTATTCTATTTACTTTTCAGTGATGGCTCTTAATTTTAGTAGAGTTAAAGTAATATTAGCAGGGTCACTCTGTTTTCCTCTGCTACTTGGTATTGTGTTCTATGGATTGACAATTAAATCACAAAATAAAGAAGTTAGTTTATCTAGCATTGAAGCGGTTTCTGTTAATGACCCTCGAGCAGAAATGTGGACATCATATTTTGATAAGGCACTTGATAGACCAATATTAGGCTATGGGGCTGGATATACAAGTTTAAAAAATGCGATACAGTTTGATATCGATAAAACACAGAACTGGTCGATAGAGATGAAAACACATGCTCATAATGTATTCTTCAATAAGCAGCTTCAAATGGGTGTTGTTGGATTAGCATTGTTTTTATTGCTTTATGGTTACGCATTTAAATCTGCTGTATTTCCTTATCGGCGAGATGATTTATCATTAATCGCAGTGCTGGTGTTTGTTGGCTACTTTTCTAAAAGCTTAACAGATGATTTTTTCATTAGAAATTCACTCATTATGTTTTGGTTTTTAGTCGGATTCTTCATTGCCTCTAAAAGAGATAAAATTGAGAGCGAAAGTCATTAATAAAAAGAGAGCTTAATGCTCTCTTTTTTGTTTGTTCTCTGTTTTCAAGGCATTTAAACAGGCGTTAAAAACGGTGTTGTAGGAGATGTTTGTCATGCATGCGGCTTTATTTGGGCATGTTTGAATAGAGCGCTTACAGTGCTGTACCCAGTCTACTTGACGTTTAAAGAATATATGTTGATTGCGGCATTCAATATTTTGGTCAATGGCAGTAAAGGGTGCGGTGCTAAAAAAGTTGCTGTACCCTGCCATTTCTTTATTGCCGGGACCAAATAAACATACGGTTGGGGTGAATGTATGTTTGGCGATATGCGTAATGCCAGTGTCAGGGCAGACCAATAACTTGGCATGTTGGATTAAGTGCCATAGTTGAGCAAGGTTGAGTTGACCTGCTGTTGAGCTAAACTCGCCATCAGGGTCTGCAGCTTTAACTAACTCTAATTCATTGGGGCCCGCACTCCAAATAGGTATAAAACCTTTTGCATTTAACTCCCTTGCTAAGCGGATCCAATAGTCATTATTCCAATACTTTAAAGGCGTGCTTGCACCTAAATGAATAACGACATAAGGTAACTCAGGGAGTGAAAAGTTGGAAAAATCAGGTTGAGACCATTGCTCTGGATCGTAGAGTAACTCTGCTTTTGTTTCCGTTAACTGACCAATAATATCGGTG containing:
- a CDS encoding O-antigen ligase family protein, producing the protein MMKNYNYFLLFINVVLVFVLPLSDTNGVVLACLGASALFGFKCKGGGKDLNYILLAWLAYSIWYLLSSLWSVDYHVVLRGIRKENLYSVVALIAGFVSFKLLNYRLRDYLLFSLILSGLMLSIIACMQKHGLGGDFVNGIVNKQYSGVGDASTFLVVFFAVSFYLFDFKNKIRFFVGLCSQVTMIFVMFEIENRMAFISIIIMYSIYFSVMALNFSRVKVILAGSLCFPLLLGIVFYGLTIKSQNKEVSLSSIEAVSVNDPRAEMWTSYFDKALDRPILGYGAGYTSLKNAIQFDIDKTQNWSIEMKTHAHNVFFNKQLQMGVVGLALFLLLYGYAFKSAVFPYRRDDLSLIAVLVFVGYFSKSLTDDFFIRNSLIMFWFLVGFFIASKRDKIESESH
- a CDS encoding glycosyltransferase family 9 protein; its protein translation is MSSRSTFRLIQFGAILLRSPRLLFKRKQQPEKPRRILIIHQLLLGDALMVTSLLARLRAQYPTAEIEVAGPPMLASLYQSRPYGVHFIPFTPKSWQSLFALFKRPTYDLALPILDNRYSWTAFAIGSRWIKGYENDKKNYKDIPFNELIPLPKDPTSITDIIGQLTETKAELLYDPEQWSQPDFSNFSLPELPYVVIHLGASTPLKYWNNDYWIRLARELNAKGFIPIWSAGPNELELVKAADPDGEFSSTAGQLNLAQLWHLIQHAKLLVCPDTGITHIAKHTFTPTVCLFGPGNKEMAGYSNFFSTAPFTAIDQNIECRNQHIFFKRQVDWVQHCKRSIQTCPNKAACMTNISYNTVFNACLNALKTENKQKREH